CGTCCACGCGTCGAGCCTCATCCTCTGGGATCAGCCGCTGCCGCTCGCGCTCGCGTTCCGCGAGGGCACGCGCGGCGAGCTCTATTGGGCCCCGTGCTGGGGCTGCCGCGACGGCGGCACCGTCGAGTTCGACGACGACACCAACCAGGTGATCATCACGCACAGGTGGTGAGGGCAGGACTGCTTCACTCCAAAAGAAAGGTCGAACATATAGAGCTGCACGTAGGTAGCGTAGCTTTACCTGCCTTACTTGTCCCGCAACCGAGACTCCAAGTCTCTCGGAGCGAAGAAAACGAGCGCGCGTCCTGCCTTGTTTTGCTCGAGCAAGCCCATTCGGGCGAGGCGTAGAAGGTCCGTCCTAGCGGTTTGGTACACGACGCCTTGGCGCGCGCCGTGACCCGCTATGTTGTACGCGAAGCCGGGGTGCCTGAGGGCGTGCGCAACAAGAGCCTGTTGACGGTGGTTCAACTCCGGGAACTTCTGCAAAGCATCGAGACAAGCTCTGGCTTCAGAAGACTTCCGCGCGACGTAGTCGTGAAGCTCTCTCAGGGCTCGCCGAATGATTTGGGCCTGGTGGATGAGGAAATAGGTCAAGTCGTTCTGGTCCGATTCGGTGTAAAGGAAAGCAGTAGCGTACTTGACAGGGGCCTTGCGTAGGAACTGAGAGATCGAGATGAACTCGAACAGCCAGTAGTTTGAACGTAGCATTTGCCAATAGAACAACGCCCGCGCCGTTCTGCCGTTGCCGTCCACGAACGGATGGTCATACGCGAGCCAGAAGTGCAGGACGATTCCGCGGACGACGGGGTGTATGAATCCCGTCGGCGTTTCGCCGTTTGCGAAGTTGCACATCGCTTCCATGCGAGCTGGCAACCCTCTGGCAGGCGGCGGCTCGTGAAACACGGTACCGTCTACGTCCGAAACGTTGATGTCCTCATCCGGTCGCCTGAAGCGCCCCCCTCCGTCGGGAATCTCGATCGCGCCGTCCGATAGCTCTCTGTGAATCTGAAACACGATCTCTTTTGTGAGGGATTGATTCTTCAACTGTAAAATATGATTCATCGTCGAGTAGTTGTTGGCGATCATGCGCTCGCTGCGGTCGCGTGGCTTCCTTCCTTCCACCAACATTTTTTTTGCGACCTCGCGTGTCGTCACCGCGCCTTCCAGTTGGCTCGACGTGATCGCTTCCTCCACCAGGGAACGCACCAAGTAGCGTTCTCGCTGCTCGGGGTTCGTCACTTGTTCCGGGATTTCGACGAACGTCCCGCCTCCGCGGTCGATCTGGTGCAGGAGGTCGGTTACCAGATCCGGTACGGAAAAATGGAAATGGTTACCCCTCACGTCCTTGAGCGGGACGATCCGGCTACCGGTCTTCCGTTTTATCTTCAACCCGAGCCACCACTCCTCGCGAGTCAGGTTTCTTGGGGGGGGGCGGTGGCGCAACTCGTCCCAATGCAGATAGCGCCCGTCATCCGTGGAGCTGAAAACCTTCCGATAGACCTCGAGCACCCTCTGCGGGTCCCGCAAGTCTGCCATCAGTTTTTCGAATGATGGTGGTGTGTTAGGCATCCGCATGGCGAAATACTAACAAACTACTAATTTGCTTTCAATTAGTAGTTTGTTGGCGGCCTGCGTCGGGCGCCGCGCCGGGCGCTCTCCCGCAGCCTCGTTGACATCCTCGCGCGAAGCGGCGATGAAGCGGTGAGATCATCGAACGAGGAGATGCCCCCATGGAGATCCGAACCGCAAAGAGAGTCCAGTCGCTGCCCGTCTACGCGTTCGCCGCGGTCAAGGACAAGGTCGCCGAGCTGAAGGCGAAGGGGATCCAGCCCATCGACTTCGGGGTCGGCGATCCGGCGATCCCGACGCCCGCGCTCATCCGCGAGGCGATGAAGAAGGCCGCCGACGCGCGCGCGGCGTCCGGCTACCCGAGCTACATCGGCGCGCCGGAGTTCCGGCGGGCGGTCGCGCAGTGGAGCAAGCAGCGGTTCGGAATCGATCTCGACCCCGACAAGCACGTGAGCTCCACGATCGGCTCGAAGGAGGGGATCTTCAACTTCCACGAGGCGTTCGTCGATCCGGGCGATCTCGTGCTCGTGCCGTCGCCGGGATACCCGCCGTACTCGCGCGGCACGTGGTTCGCCGAGGGCCGGACCTGGTTCTACCCGCTCGTCGAGGAAAACGGCTTCCTGCCCGACTTCGCAGCCATCCCGAAGGACGTCGCGCGCGCCGCGAAGCTCATCTGGATCAACTACCCGAACTCTCCCGCCGGCGTGTGCCCCGGCCTCGACTTCTACGAGCGCGCGTACTCCTTCGCGCGCGAGAACGACATCATCCTCGCCTCGGACGAGGCGTACAGCGAGTACTTCTACGGCCCGAAGCCGCCCCCCACGGCGCTCGAGGTCGGCATGGACGGCGTCGTCGTCTTCAACTCCCTGTCCAAGCGATCGGCGATGACCGGTTACCGCGTGGGCT
The Pseudomonadota bacterium DNA segment above includes these coding regions:
- a CDS encoding aminotransferase class I/II-fold pyridoxal phosphate-dependent enzyme; amino-acid sequence: MEIRTAKRVQSLPVYAFAAVKDKVAELKAKGIQPIDFGVGDPAIPTPALIREAMKKAADARAASGYPSYIGAPEFRRAVAQWSKQRFGIDLDPDKHVSSTIGSKEGIFNFHEAFVDPGDLVLVPSPGYPPYSRGTWFAEGRTWFYPLVEENGFLPDFAAIPKDVARAAKLIWINYPNSPAGVCPGLDFYERAYSFARENDIILASDEAYSEYFYGPKPPPTALEVGMDGVVVFNSLSKRSAMTGYRVGWIAGDPRIVEAFRKMKTNVDSGTPTFVQDAAVAAFGDEAHVAAMREEYRLKLEIIVAAFTAAGLPSRVPEGTLYLWQRVPPGMTSLEFASVLMRPEIAVVATPGSAIAETVADGSNPGEGYVRLALVPTVEDVRRAAERIAGLRL
- a CDS encoding Fic family protein gives rise to the protein MRMPNTPPSFEKLMADLRDPQRVLEVYRKVFSSTDDGRYLHWDELRHRPPPRNLTREEWWLGLKIKRKTGSRIVPLKDVRGNHFHFSVPDLVTDLLHQIDRGGGTFVEIPEQVTNPEQRERYLVRSLVEEAITSSQLEGAVTTREVAKKMLVEGRKPRDRSERMIANNYSTMNHILQLKNQSLTKEIVFQIHRELSDGAIEIPDGGGRFRRPDEDINVSDVDGTVFHEPPPARGLPARMEAMCNFANGETPTGFIHPVVRGIVLHFWLAYDHPFVDGNGRTARALFYWQMLRSNYWLFEFISISQFLRKAPVKYATAFLYTESDQNDLTYFLIHQAQIIRRALRELHDYVARKSSEARACLDALQKFPELNHRQQALVAHALRHPGFAYNIAGHGARQGVVYQTARTDLLRLARMGLLEQNKAGRALVFFAPRDLESRLRDK